In Oncorhynchus clarkii lewisi isolate Uvic-CL-2024 chromosome 24, UVic_Ocla_1.0, whole genome shotgun sequence, one DNA window encodes the following:
- the LOC139382840 gene encoding calcineurin B homologous protein 2-like — protein sequence MGSTNSTLSKIPNVEELMQETGFTPAHIVRLYDRFEALDKEKTGHLRPQDFGAINRLAMNPIGDRIIGAFFSPGQETVDFHSFVRILAHFRPADKKHPKDPSMPEPVNSRTSKLKFAFQLYDQDKDGKISRAELLQVLRSMLEMQVTEEQLESIADRTIQEADLDKDDAISFEEFRKSLEKVNIDHKMSIRFLR from the exons ATGGGCTCGACAAACTCCACCCTGTCAAAAATTCCAAACGTCGAAGAATTAATGCAAGAAACGGGTT TCACCCCTGCACACATTGTTCGACTTTATGACCGTTTCGAAGCATTGGACAAGGAGAAGACAGGTCATCTCCG CCCACAGGATTTTGGAGCCATTAATAGGTTGGCGATGAACCCCATTGGGGATCGGATCATTGGGGCTTTCTTCTCTCCAGG ACAGGAAACGGTGGACTTCCACTCCTTTGTGAGGATCCTGGCCCACTTCCGGCCTGCGGACAAAAAACATCCCAAAGATCCCAGTATGCCTGAACCTGTCAACAGTAGGACCAGTAAACTCAAGT TTGCTTTCCAACtgtatgaccaggacaaggatgGCAAAATCTCCAGAGCAGAGCTTCTACAG GTGCTGCGGTCCATGCTGGAGATGCAGGTGACGGAGGAGCAGCTTGAGAGCATCGCCGACCGCACCATCCAGGAGGCTGACCTGGACAAGGACGATGCCATCTCTTTTGAGGAGTTCCGCAAG TCCCTGGAGAAGGTAAACATCGACCACAAGATGAGCATTCGCTTCCTGCGCTAG